A single window of Chloracidobacterium sp. DNA harbors:
- a CDS encoding YtxH domain-containing protein gives MRNEYEREESSIATKLSYLIIGGGIGAVLALLFAPKSGQELRGDIADVTRKGIEKSKETATQLQEKAGEYYEVSREKATEFYQTAQDKAEDLTEKAKAAAVRTANPFSAAIEAGKDAYTQEKRKNESKSIADGRASYPVKDEETN, from the coding sequence ATGAGAAACGAGTACGAACGAGAAGAATCGAGCATTGCAACAAAGCTATCCTATTTGATCATCGGTGGCGGTATCGGAGCTGTTTTGGCTCTGTTGTTTGCCCCGAAATCGGGACAAGAACTTCGCGGTGATATCGCCGACGTGACCCGCAAGGGCATCGAAAAAAGCAAGGAAACGGCGACTCAATTACAGGAAAAGGCCGGCGAATACTATGAAGTATCGCGTGAAAAGGCTACCGAATTTTACCAGACCGCACAGGACAAGGCCGAAGATCTGACCGAAAAGGCAAAGGCCGCAGCGGTTCGTACGGCAAATCCGTTTTCGGCAGCGATCGAAGCCGGTAAGGACGCCTATACGCAAGAAAAGCGTAAGAATGAATCAAAGTCTATTGCCGATGGACGCGCTAGCTATCCGGTCAAGGACGAAGAGACGAACTAA